A window of the Dermatophagoides farinae isolate YC_2012a chromosome 2, ASM2471394v1, whole genome shotgun sequence genome harbors these coding sequences:
- the LOC142597330 gene encoding uncharacterized protein LOC142597330: MEPQQQQQPQPNDDNKININNDENNLLQHHQQYDVDYQHHYIVNYNNYLQLQFQQEQQRRRQQQQQQQRQEQQQRQEQRQEQQRRRRQEQQRRRRRQEQQRRRRQEQQRRQRDHHQNQIINDLIRNYFFYQFHNQQNRNRRNRNLNNRNGNGNQNRNQQQNEDIN, from the coding sequence atggaaccccaacaacaacaacaaccacaaccgaatgatgataataaaattaatatcaataatgatgaaaataatcttcttcaacatcatcaacaatatgatgttgattatcaacatcattatattgttaattataataattactTACAATTGCAGTTTCAGCAGGagcaacaacgacgacgacaacaacaacaacaacaacaacgacaagaacaacaacaacggcaagaACAAcgacaagaacaacaacgacgacgacgacaagaacaacaacgacgacgacgacgacaagaacaacaacgacgacgacgacaagaacaacaacgacgacaacgagatcatcatcaaaatcagatTATAAACGACTTGAttagaaattattttttttaccaatttcataatcaacaaaatcgtAATCGACGTAATCGAAATCTTAACAATCgtaatggtaatggtaatCAAAACcgaaatcaacaacagaatgaagatataaattga
- the LOC124490207 gene encoding uncharacterized protein LOC124490207, translated as MCKAFEDETNGCCDDPDDECIGQNGCCCCCYYCLNSECCCGDGQHKCMKCPPECCIKLWNCCNPIQCFTYSNMITLCRSLFLLLHTLLVATSIFGLIWSNVYFNYFDHIFTGTILGGHLVTLSAGGLLFGLSGLYATIKHHRRLLYTHTIINWSLFILRGFTWLLSMLHEYHIDPLLYGLAPIEFSLALLSTMLLRDALIYY; from the exons atgtgtaaaGCATTTGAAGATGAAACAAATGGATGCTGTGATGATCCGgatgatgaatgtattgGCCAAAatggttgctgttgttgttgttattattgtttaaaTAGTGAATGCTGTTGTGGTGATGGCCAACACAAATGTATGAAATGTCCACCAGAATGTTGTATAAAATTATGGAATTGTTGTAATccaattcaatgttttacCTATAGTAATATGATTACATTATGTCGTTCattatttctattattaCATACATTATTAGTTGCAACATCAATATTTGGTCTAATATGGTCAAatgtttatttcaattattttgatcatattTTTACTGGCACTATTTTGGGTGGACATTTAGTTACATTATCTGCAG GAGGATTACTATTTGGACTAAGTGGCCTTTATGCTACAATCAAACATCATAGACGATTATTATATACACATACAATTATTAATTGGTCATTATTCATATTAAGAGGTTTTACATGGCTATTATCAATGTTACATGAATATCATATTGatccattattatatggTTTAGCAcccattgaattttcattagcTTTGTTGTCCACAATGTTGTTACGAGATGCACTCATCTATTACtga